Part of the Lycium ferocissimum isolate CSIRO_LF1 chromosome 6, AGI_CSIRO_Lferr_CH_V1, whole genome shotgun sequence genome, TTGTTTCTAATAatgattatgacttgttgaGACCCTCCACACACATGTGGAACACTCCCGGTTACTTATTTAAAAggatattttttatattctGCATATAGATTTAGTTTCATGTTAcaatttttctaatttctttaaTTTCGCGCTTAATTAAATAATGTCACACAATATATAAGGAAGGAGGTATAAAATATAAGAACATAAAAGGGAAATCAATCGGCAATTTGTGCTGACAGAAAGAGAATCATAAGACACATCCATACTGGGAAATGAAGGAAACGTTACAAGCGGAAGCGGCGCAGTGTTACAGCGCCCAAATGAGCTCTTACCAGAGGCGAATCCAAGATTTAAATAGAATGTGTGTACTATTATGAAGTGATTGATCTGGAATTTAGGCTCATACCATAACGCATTACACTTCAAAAATTATAGCTAAAATTCTTCTTACAATCTTAATGATTTCCACATATATGCTACTCTCTGTCGAAACCCAAAATGCTAGGATCAATTAAGCCAGTTGATCATATCTTACAGCTTCCACTTCTGCCAGTTTTAATACAGACATTTGGTTagttatataaaattttatggtAATAAAAGTAGAGTGGGGATTTTAATTGTCAAACGTAGgattttgaaagaattaaaccaaacaaaaaaaagaaggaaaacgaaAAAAAGTACCTTTGACtcaattctagaaagaaaaaaatggaaaaatacaataaaacaGACATAAAATTTAAACCGCTCATTTCACTTGTAGAGGTGCACCTAATAATTATTGCACTATAGGACATTTTGAGCTTGgttgcacacatatatattaaagtaattttgtaaaaatttaGCATTATTATACATGATCTAAGAAATGGAGCATGGATTCACGTGAACCCCTACCTTTTTACCTAGATACGCCCCTGGCTCTCGGTACTTACCGCGTTGCATGGCACGACTCCAAAGCACCCAACCCTCCAACTTGTTTATTTTGTATTGTTTTTGTGTTTTTCTCTAATTGTTTGTTCGTTGATCCATTTGTACGTAGTCCCTACTCAATTTAGTGTAGTGTAAAAGTCGTTAGTGTCACAGTTGTAATATACTTGTATCAAGTTGCGAACAACATTTTGGTGCTACAAAGTCCATGAAAAGGAAATGTAAAGATATTTGGAAGTTAGATTAACAAATTAAAGTGGAATTTAATGTCActccatatcaaaatatatattaggTTAATCCGACCATATAACTCCATTCTGTAGTTTTACCATTAAAATGAAGGTCACATGCTCTTTTAGACTTTTAAAAGTACGCTTCGCTACAGCAGAAAACTAAACAAGGCAAGATCTAATCCAAGAAATTCAGAATTTCTGTTCTCTATGAATTCTTTTTGTCTGCCACTTTCAAATGAGAACATGCATGAACTAGAATTGTTGCATAACACATGGGAGGTATGGAGGTCTATTTAATTCACAGTAGAAGCACAGATGAAAAAAGCAAAATTATAACGCTTTATCAATAAGAGATGTGCCaaagatttcattttaaaagAGCTAAAATGtagtgaaaaattattttctcttgatatatttttctttttaatatgttcTAAAAGAATGATATTCCGTTGGAAACTATTTAATCTTAACATCTCAATTTTATTGTTATTGACATGACTTATTGAGTCAATTGAGATTACATGCGGTTCTAGCCTTAAAGCATTGGGTTAACGTGAACAAATCAGCTTTTTTGCATACTATATACTTATATCAAGAAATTcactaaatatctataaatattgaGATGTGAAtctaatttttattatatattaccttgaggttgttgtaggaacccaaaaactttaaattttgaatttgtttCTAAAAGATATATAGACTCTCACTGCCACTCATTGAAAAATGATACTTTCGATACTTTGCATATATATTTGGCTATATGTCAtcaaatttctttaattttttgttttgtgctAAATCAAACATCATCATATAAAATAGGACAAcggcaataaaacataaaaatataaaaaagaaatcaatCGGCAATTTATGCTGACAGTATGAGAATTACATGACACATCCATACAAGGAAATATTGCAAGAATAGTATTTTAACGAAAAGTAGAATTATTTTTCCAATTAATATATTGATAACGTTGAAAAATTTAATGATGTATATAGATGCGAAAGGCAGAATATTAAGCCTGTCAAGATCCCATCTTTATGCTATACAACCACTAAAGCTTGCTATTACTCAGACAAGGTGGGGATCACACCTCCGACCAACCCAACTAAAACCCAAAATTATGGCCTATTTTCAAAATGATTGTCTTTCAATATATAATTGAACATTTTTTGTATAATAGATCGacattattcttataatatGTTCATGTACATCCCAACTAAAAATGCTACTtaaaaatgcaaaataaaacttgaaagaTCTTCGAATCAACCACGATCACCATCTGCGGTCCATTTTCGTGCGTTCTTGTCTCCTTTCTCCCCAGTGAATGACGGTTGATGCACCTATCAAAATGCTTTTTAGTCGAAGAGCCTCCTTTTTAGTAGTAAGGATGATGTTCTTGGCGTTCATTTGAATAATATCTAACATATAGGAGCTCTTCTAGGAATGCCTTTCCTCTTATGCAAATTCTTCTTTGGTTTCAAAGTTGAAATGCACCACGTTTGAATTACCTCTGAGGACTCATTCAAAGAGATGCAGGATTCATTTTCATTTGAGTGATCAAATTTCGTAATTTGAGTGGAGACGAAGTTCTTCTGACGGTCTCTGCAAATATTTGCATCTATCGATACCTAAAACGGATTTTCATTCATAAGCAAATATAATTGATGAAAAATTAAACATATACATTAAAGTTATGGTAATTAAAGATAATTACTTTGCAAGCGATGGAGCAATATCGACTTGGCAAATCTTGGAGGTGTCTCCCACAAGCTTCACAAGTTACATTGCCCTTTAGCTTTGAAGTTTTGCTATCTTTGGATTGAGGTCGTGGATTTAGATGTATAGCTTTTTCACCATTAATTTTGTAAGTCTGCAAAAtcaataattttaatatagttagGTAATTGTATGTAACATTGTAATTATGAAACACAAGATAATTGAATTGAGTATCAAGTTTCAGATAGGACTAACATTAAGAACTAGCCGTTTCGGTTGGTGAATAAGCGTGTATAATCAACGCACAAATTTCGTACTAATTAATTCGTTATTTGgttacttttttccttttttcgaGTAAGTAATATTTGTCAAAGCTATacaatatgattattttacgcGAAATTGAtagtgaaataaaataaaagtatgagtgttagtaatattataaattaaataaaaatgataaaaatgccttctctttaaatttatttcttcattatcCTTGAACATATTTAATTAGTAAAAAAATCTACATTACAATTCACATTAATAATTCCTACATTACACTTTCTATACTGTTAGTTATTGCATGATTATCTTCAAACCAAAGGACTCCTAATAGTATATCACACATAACGCATTATCTTTTgatatttaagttatatgaaCTGATAGTACACTCTTTTTAAAACTATCAACGGATCTTCAATATCTCATAGCAGGTTAATTATCATTTTAAACCACCAATCAATATTTATCATAGAAATTTTCCTGTCATGACCTTATAAGACTGATTCTACAATTTAAACTATTAGCAAATATTTAATATGCCAGATCAAGGTAATTACCATTTTAAACCACCAATTagaatttatcataaaaatTTACCTAGTTACCTTATAAGACTTGAATATTTTAAACTATTAACaaatatttgatatgtgatAGCAATTAGCAAGGTGATTACCATTTTAAACTACCAATTAGAATttatcataaaatttaaaactacCAAATGGAATTTATCATAAAATTTACCTAGTTACCTAATAGGACTGGATTCTACAAATTGTTTAAACTATTagcaaatattttgatatatgataacaaGGTAATTACCATTTTAAACCACCAATTAGAGATTACCATATAAAATTTACCTAGTTACCTTATAAGACTTGATTCTACAAACTTTTTAAACTAATAGCaaatatttgatatgtgatAGCAAGATAATTACCATTTTAAGCCACCAGTTAAAATTTATCACAAAAATTTACCTAGTTGACTTGATTCAATATATActttttggaatttctagaGTGTTAGTGGTCTGTAGAACTCAAACTCTTATTTTTAACACAAACAAATAATAGAGAACTAAGAAATCTGCCAGTTGCTTTTAGAGCGAAGTGATCATAATCAATAGCAAAGCTAGCATgcattaattaactaattaattcgATAATACTACTGCTCAGAAAGTCAATTTAACTAAtgtttgaagctaaattgaattagatcaactcaatattttaaatttagagTTTACATAATCAAAAAATGCACAAAAAGTACTACAAATTGTAGTTATATTTTTTGTGTCAATATgacgaaaatataaattttaaattgttaacCAAATTTACATAGTTCGACTAAACAAACGATAAAACGTTGAATTCAACAAAAACATCAcgaaacaataaaaaaaaactcaccTGAATTTCAGAACAATTTAGATGTTTCTGAATCTCGTGGAGTCTGACAACATCATGATAAACATATTTGCAGATTTGAAGCCATTCATGAAAGCAGTGTGACGAAGAAGTTACGCAGTGCTTGCAGAAACAAAGATTACAATCAATACAAAACATgttcttctcatttcttctGAATTCTCTGTGATATCCACACGATTCAAAGAACTTGCAATTCAGCAAATTTTCAATCCAATCTGCTCTCTTCTTCACTCGAATTTTACCACCAATTAGCttcacaaaaacaacaacaatcgcGTCATTGAAATTGAAACTGAAAAATCTAAGAACAATTTAACATCCAAAAAGTAATTAATATCATAGAATCAAGACatataaatatgaaattaaTTGATATACTAACCATTTTTGTGGTGTGTAAGTGaaatatgaagaagaagaagaagaagaagaagaagaagaagaagagaagaattttGAGTATGAAGTGGAAAACAGAGGTTTTCTTTATAAAAAGCAGAGGAAAAGTGAAGAAATCATGGCCGTTGGATCATTTAAATTGGGCCCACTTAGAGGCGTAGTAGTTAGGTCTCCACTGTTGGATTTTCCCGCCAATTTCGGAGTTATGGAGGCGGCCGTCTTGCCTTTTTGAAATTGCTGTTTATATAGTACagaatttatttttggttaatttCGTGGAGATTATTATATAGTcaaacatatttacttacttaaaaaggaaaatatcatTTTGAGATAAATATAATACAATTAAGTTATGTTAGTTCATTAGCATTTTTTAGATGTCTAGTAAATATTAAAGAAGTGTTAATAAGTCAAGTATCGTTAGTTCCGAGATTTTTGACTGCTATAGCTATTGGTTGTTATACACCATTTAACATTTATATAATATTTGATTGTTATAAGCAAGATAGATGTTAAACTCTAAggttaatcacactttgtataaaaaagagaattcttttaatgatatatatatattcatataatattcttTAAAAAGAATTCTTTTAATGATggagatatatatattcatataatattctttgtcataaatagtactccctctgtcccaatttatatgacacactttcctttttagtcaataaaaaaaactcatttatttatttgacaacaatttaattttaaactttacattttatttagaccataagattcaaaagtctttatttatttcttaagcTTCGTGCCCAATCAaaatacatcacataaattgggacgggggGAGTAGTATATTTATTTGGTCAATCTCCagacttattattggtaatcttagatattttatttatataagatgattaataatttttttttaaaaaaatgttatagAGGGATAACTTCATAAAGAGTTATTGTTATaaagatggttgttgttgttatatgtaAAAAGTTATTATAAAgggtaaaatataacataatatcaTTTCCGTAAAACTTGATTGTTATAGTGAGATCTTATAGATGTTATTGGGAAGAGGTTTGGTCAATAAAAGATTGTAATTTGGTCATCTATGACTTACCTATTTAGCCAAACTTgtttttcccccaaaagtacttattttttcaataagtgcttatttgaaaaaaagcgAGGTGTTTAGCCAAGTTGTCAAAGAAAAATAAGCGAGTAGTAGCAATAAGTAGTTTTTAAGAAGCTAAAAAACGAGCTTCtataaaagcacttttttgaaaagtacttttgagaaaaatacaaatagaagcactttttaaaagtttggtcaAACACTAATAACTGTTCAAAgtgatttttaattaattggccaaacacaaactgcttttcgccaaaagtgcttttttgaaaagtacttttagaaaaaaatattttttaaaataagttgattttagaagcttggccaaacaagctattatcacttttaaatatataagcatatttgggttaactaatatttttaattattttaacccTAACATCTTTTGTAAATTTCGAAATAACATTCCCAAAACCAAATTTGTAACTCCTCTCTGTTGTATTTCCGCCGTTCATTCTTTTCCatgcaaaaataatttatatttatgttttttccTAAGACTTTTTGGTGTTTAGGTCATTTTCTTATCTCCTTAATTGGTAGCCTTCTCTGTGGTCGGAAAATAAGACAAACGGAGAAAAGCAGAAAGTAAAAACATCATGCCTCAACTATTTAATAGGAAAGATCAACAGTTAATTATCAGTTTCAATACTTCAACCTAAACACGTTATTATTTACCTATAAATCAATTTCCAAGCTTTTATCATTTAATATTTATCGACTATTTTTAATCAGTTAAGCCATACATACTATCGTTTCATTAGGAAGCTAAAGCATGAAACAATTACTTTATGAAATGAAATCTTGACAAAACAGTTTTAtactttttttcattctttgaCTTAATTTTGCAGGCACTTTACAACTTGTGTtacccaaattttcttttttcatgaccATTTACAAATTGTGTTAGTAATAAGCTTAGTAATTAGCCAGTGAGTCTTAACTATCAACAGGCTTTAATAATTATTAGTCAAACTGATTTaacatttttttcaattcagCTAATTATTACGTTTGAAGAAAAATCACATGCTTTAAATGTCTTTATTGTCGTTAGTCGTATACTCGTACTCTTTTGTTTTATTACATAAAGAGATTGGAGAAAAACATAGTgcaatattaataatataatcatagtaatcttttgttttatattcaaaataaaatcaaaatgtcTCTAGCATGCTCATTTTGCGCCGTGCAAATAGCGCAATTCATTTTGGTAgtgaatttgaaaaaagaaatcaGAAATTAATTAATATCATTCTCTTTAAACATATtag contains:
- the LOC132060900 gene encoding protein RGF1 INDUCIBLE TRANSCRIPTION FACTOR 1 yields the protein MLIGGKIRVKKRADWIENLLNCKFFESCGYHREFRRNEKNMFCIDCNLCFCKHCVTSSSHCFHEWLQICKYVYHDVVRLHEIQKHLNCSEIQTYKINGEKAIHLNPRPQSKDSKTSKLKGNVTCEACGRHLQDLPSRYCSIACKVSIDANICRDRQKNFVSTQITKFDHSNENESCISLNESSEVIQTWCISTLKPKKNLHKRKGIPRRAPIC